The proteins below come from a single Xenopus tropicalis strain Nigerian chromosome 9, UCB_Xtro_10.0, whole genome shotgun sequence genomic window:
- the or5b12 gene encoding olfactory receptor 187-like, translating into MENQTTVYVLVLAGLSDLPSLQLPLFLVFLLIYLITLTGNLLILLLIFTDSHLHTPMYFFLGTLACLDMSYSSVTVPRMLFDLLTRKKVILVRDCITQVFFFFFFCTSEVFLLAVMSCDRYIAICRPLHYMQIMTWNVCVQLVSIILFFGLVCSSLNIGFLTKLTFCNSDALQSFFCDLPQLFQVSCSDTIINVLLMFLLLIVFGMGPFGVTRLMDIIEADFQGATCLVYFGNIIVIGRTFDEKLEMNQRLGPI; encoded by the exons atggaaaaccaaacaacagtGTATGTGTTGGTTCtcgctggtctgtctgatcttccaagtcttcagcttcctctattcctggtgtttctcctcatctatcttataactctgactgggaaccttctcatccttctcctgatcttcactgattcccatcttcacacccccatgtacttcttccttggaaccctggcatgtctggatatgagttactcctcagtcactgtcccaagaatgctctttgatttactcacaCGAAAAAAAGTCATTTTAGTGAGAGATTGTATAACTCaggtcttcttcttcttttttttctgtacatcTGAGGTGTTTctgctggcagtgatgtcctgtgacagatacattgctatctgccgccctcttcactacatgcagataatgacctGGAATGTTTGTGTTCAGCTTGTAtcaatcattttgttttttggaTTAGTATGTTCCTCGTTGAACATTGGTTTTTTAActaaactgacattttgcaaCTCTGAtgctttgcaaagttttttttgtgaTCTTCCCCAGTTGTTTCAAGTCTCCTGTAGTGACACAatcatcaatgtattgcttatgTTTCTCTTGCTGATAGTGTTTGGAATGGGCCCTTTTGGAGTCACC AGATTGATGGACATTATAGAGGCTGATTTTCAAGGGGCGACTTGCCTTGTTTACTTCGGTAACATTATTGTGATTGGTAGGACATTTGATGAAAAACTTGAAATGAACCAGAGATTGGGACCCATTTGA